The sequence GCTTatagcactgtccaatagaacttttttCTAAAcagcatttgtattttttgttaatgtttatttattttgagagagagaacaaatggggagtgggggaggggcagagagaggggaaaggaaatcccaagccagctccacaatcagtgcagagcccaacacagggctctatttcacaccatgagatcatgacctgggcagaaatcaagagtcgaacacttaaccgactgagccacctcggcaccCCAAtagcttctttatatttttaaaaacttttatttattgggactggggtggctcagtagttgggtgtctaacttcagttcaggtcacaatctcagtttgagttcgagctccacatttaaaaaattaaaaaaaaatttaaacatttattaagtaatctaTACTCCCAACATGGGTCTAGCGTTGGTAGcatagtggtgagcatagctgccttccaacgtgggtcttgaactcacaatccaagatcaagagtcccccCTACTGTTCCACTGACTGAACAAGTCTGGTGCCCCTAAAACTTCCTAGAATGATAGAAATGTTGTATATTTGTACCATCCAATACAGTAACCACCAACCTACTGAAATTTTATGTCATCCTAAttaacttaaatttgaatttaaatacctgtatgtggctagtggctactatattggacagAACAGGCAAGGTGCAAGTTAACTACTGCAGGAAATAGACAACGGGACATTCTACAAAGTAACCAGCcaggatttttcaaaaaattaatttctacttaaaaagaaaaaaaaaaaaggtaggagaaatggtttattttaaaagagattaaaggggcgcctgggtggttcagttggttaatgaggttgagccccacatcgggctctgcagtaagtgtggagcctgcttgggattctctttctccctctctctgcccctcccctgcttgcactctctctctgtctcttgctctcaaaaataagtaaacattaaaaaaaaaaaagagagagagagagagagattaaagaaACCTAATATCCAAATGTAATGCCTGGGCCTTTATTGGACCCTAGACCAGGAAAACATATTAGGGAAATTTTAATATGACCTGGATAAGAGTTATTACAAAGTTACTAACTTTTAggtataataattttattagttATACAGAGGAGTGCCCCTATTTTTAGGAGTTACCTGCTTAagtatttaagaaatgaaatatcaCATCTGTAATTTACTATAAAAtggttctagaaaaaaaaagtccatataaccaaatatttatcaatctatttagagagagagggaggaaggagagaaaagaaacagaggaaatcaAAATGTTAGCAGTTGTTGAATCTAGGTTGTTGAGATTATACTGGTGCTTattgtattattcttttatatttttctgtaagtttgaaactTTACCCCAAAAATGTTGGGGAAAAGAACACTATAGAACTAAGCAATATTGattatttctgactttttccATTAATTGGTTTGtgatttgttaattttccttAACAATAAGTACCATTTAcagaaaaaagctaaaaaaaaaaagttaaaattatgtcagggcacctgggtggctcagtcagttgagcatccagctcttgattttggttcaggtcatgatatcagggcttgtgggttccagccccagctCTACATTGACAGtgtagattctctctctctctggctctctgggattttctctccctctgtctggccctcccccactcacactctctctctcaaaataaataaacttaaaaaaaaataaaattatgtcaaAGACCTTAGTCTTTCCTATAAAGCAATCCAAGACCATCGTTATTCATTGTAGCAGAATGCCTCAAGACAGCCTCCCTTGAAAGAAGTTTGAGAAGCTAGGTAGGCTCTTCTAAATAAGGGTGGAGGTCTTCTGCTTCTGTTCTCAGTCCCCGACTGTGATGCCAATCAGGGCCCTGCCTTGCTCTAAAATAAGTGGACTGTGAAACTTGGTCCCTCAGGGTGATCTCTTCCCACTCTCTGCTTTCAGAGGAAAAGGTAACGCTCAAACCACACCAGAGGGAACCAGGAATCCAAGGGGCTGGTGTCCCTTCCAGTAACAGAGCTGGGTGCCCTGCTGCTTTATCAGGACTGCCCCACTGAGAGCTTTGGTGACGGAAtagttccccctccccccccaccccgccttggCATCGAGCACTCCTCTGGATATTACAGTTCTTCAAGAGCAAGGCCAGATGTAATCCATGTCTGCTCTCCAAGAATGAAGCCTCTAAGGCTCCAGGTGGGCAGGCTGCACTCCTGCCTCCCACTGCTGGCAGAGGCATTATCCATCGGTCTGTCTGGATCCACTCAGTTCTCCTCCTTACCCacctttcatattcttttttcatcCTTGCCCAAAGGAAGCATCATCACTTTATTCAGGAGGTAATCAAATATCCTATAGGGCTGACACTGACAAATAGTtgcacataaaattatataaatctgTTACATTTCCCAGAAGAGACTCAGTCACtgtaaacaaggaagaaaaaccagGACGGGGCCTAAACCATTGCAGGGCTTCAAGCAAGTGTCCCCACACTCCCGGAGTGAAGGTGGGCCTCAGGTGGAGGTGGTCCTtttggcaggaggagggggaggcagcaCCGGAGCAGAAGTCCACCTCCAGACCCCCACCAGCCAGCGCTCAGCGGCAGGCCTTGTTAAACTCTTGGAGGGCCCAGCGCTTGTTCTCAGTTGCCTGCTTGAGTTGAGTGTACTCTTTTACCAGCCTGTCAAACTCCTCCCCAAGGACCTCATAGGTGCTCAGGACCTGTCGGGACTTCTCCATGTCCTGCTCTTGTAGGCAGATGGCCCCCTCCAAACGGTCCCTACACACCCGGGGAACAGAAGATACAATATAAGGATCTGGCTCCTCAGAAAGTAGACAAGATtatccaaaagataaaaaaatgctgattgaaacaggtacatgcaccccaatgtttacagcagcgctatcaacaatagccaaagtatggaaagagcccaaatgtccatcgacagatgaatggataaagaagatgtggtgtgtgtatatatatatatatatagtgtaattttaaaaaaaatttttaatgtttatttatttttgatagaacacaaggggggtaggagaagagagagagggagacccagaatctgaagcaggctccaggccctgagctgtcagcacagagcctgacatggggctcgagcccatggaCCATGGAGAtgacgacctaagctgaagttggtcacccaaccaactgagccacccaggcgcccctatatacagtgtaatattactcagcaatcaaaaagaatgaaatcttgccatctgcaacaaagtgaatggaactagagtgtattatgctaagcaaaataagtcagagaaagacaaatgtcatatgatttcactcatatgtgcaatttaagaaacaaaacagatgaacataggggaaaagaaggaaaaataagaaaaacagaagggaggcaaaccataagagactcttaaatatagagaacaaactgagggttgctggaggggaggtgggtggggggatgggctaaatgggggatgggcattaaggagggcacttactgggatgagcactgggtgttgtatgtaagtcatgaatcagtggattctactcctgaaaccaatactactgtatgttaactaacttgaatataaattaataaattttttaaaaaaagaaagaaagtagacaAGAATGTGACCACGTTAAAATGAATAGGTGTGGAGAACACAGGACTAGCTCTGAGTAACTGCACCCTGTCCTCACGagttcttaccttttttttttcaaaaatttttttaatgtttattttatttttgagagagtgagagagagagagagagagagagagagacagagtgtcagcaggggaagggcagagagggagacagaatccgaagcaggctccaggctctgagctgtcagcacagagcccgacgtggggctcgaactcaggaaccatgagatcatgacctgagcggaagtcggatgcttaaccgactgagccacccaggaaccccgggAGTTCTTACCTAATGAGACGATGAACTTCCACTTTCTCAGTAGTGTAAGTGTCAGACAAGATCTTTAGCTCCTCCATCctgacaaagggaagaaagaaatatcaGCCTGATGATCCCTGACAACAGCAAAGTTATGAACACAACAGAGAGTACCTGCCTATGGTCAAGGTGTGGGCTAAGCAGTGACAGGACAAGCAAGGTCACTCTGAGTTCCTGAGCAATGTATCTCATCTCACAGGAAAGCACCTATTTCAGAaggctttaaaaataagactCAGGAATGGTGAATGCTTATGGGTAATCCAAAGGCTAATACCCACAAGGTGCTAGGCATGGTGGAGAGGAAAGACAGATGAGGGTGACGATTGAAGGGGGTGGTGTGTGAGACAGAGTTCCTTGGACCCACAGGGGTCAAAGCTCACCTCAGCTTAAGGATCATGGCACTGCACTTGATCTCTAGGTACTGAGCATTGATGCGGTCCAGCTCAGACTGAGTCTTAAGCCGGTGCTCTTGAAGAAGCCTCTGCAGCAAGGCTAGGCAGCGGAGAAGCACCTGAGCCcccaggaggcaggaagaagagggCAAAATCAAAGTCAGTAGTAAAGAAGGCAGATCAGAAATCCTTGTCTTcctcagggcacccgggtggctcagtcggctaagcatcaacgttggctcaggtcatgatctcacagttcataagttcgagccccaccatcaggctctgtgctggcagcttggagcctggagcctgctttggattctgtctttttctctctctgccccgcccctgctcacgctttgtctctctctcaaaaataaataaacattagaaaaaaaaaattcttggcttcCCCCAAAGTGCCCCTGGGGCCAGGATAAAAGGGGGAGTGGCTATCCCACTGCCCTGACAAACCTGGGAGTAGGTGGCACTCTTCTTCTCCAGCAGCACCATCTGCTCCTGCTGCTGGCTCTTGGCATCCTGGCATTGCTGCTTCTCACCCACCAGGATCTCTGCCAGTTTCCACACCTTTGCCGCCTTCAAGGTTTCACTGTCTGAATCTGGGCAAAGAAACAGAGGACTAGACAGGAAAACCCTAACTGCTACTGCCCTTCTGAGGCCATTTTTCAGTGCCTTATCCCTTATCTAGCTCTACAAATTCTCTCTTCAGGTTTTCTTCTGACGTCCTGTTAAAATGGCCCACTTCTCATAATTAAGTTCTCTTTcctcttacctttattttttattttaaaattttatttatttaagtaatctctacacccaacgtggggcttggcCTCACAacctagagatcaagagtcacatgctcttccatctgagccagccatgtgcccctcGCTCTTACCTTTAATTCCAGATTTGGCCCTTAATTCTTAAGTCAAATAAATAAGATAAGGAGAACACCTATTAGCTTGAACTTTCCTCCCTATTCCATTCCGATTCTCCTGAGAATGAATTCATCCTTCCCTGTAGCAAGAGGACACTCCCACTTGGTTTTCACACAATTCCTTGCTTGTATTCTACCAGCAAGGAAAGAAGCCTCTCCAGTGCTTCCTAGCTTCTGTCGCAAATCTATAATTCAACAAGTTATTCTCGGAAGAGCAGACCAAGAGACTGGAAGGTCAGCTGTGGACAGAACAGAGTGCCAGCACTCACCTGAATTGGGGTCATGGTAGCACAGCAGGGTGAAACATTTCTTCTTGAGCTGCTCCTCTACTTCCAGCGGGAGCCGAGCTCTCATCCACACAAAATCCTACATCCGCAGGAATGAGAAAGGAGATGCAAATAGACCGTTAGAACTAGGAAGATCCAGCCGATGAGCACAGGATGATAAGTATCTCAGTGATAACCAGAGAAAATGCCTCAAGAGACATCAAGGAGATTCACTTTTAGCCTACCAAATTTGCAAAGGATAAAATGATGGTCAAGAGCCCATGCTGATGAAAAAGTGGGGAGCTGGCAATATGCACCAATGTTTAATGTGTATATCCTCTTGACCCATTGATCCCACCTCAAGTACTAATACTCCGGGAAATAATCATACAAAGGCAAACACACCTATGAACTAGCATGTTCCTATCAGTGTGGTTTCTAACAGCAAAATGTAGAAACAACCGTATCGATCACTAACGTTGAGCAAACTGTgctacattcatacaatggaatccttttggttttttttaggttttttagtgtaatctccaccccccccatcctagggctcaaactcaccacccggagatcaagagtcatgtgctctaccaactgagcctgccaggtgcccccacacaaTGGAATCCTACCAGTGATTTAAATTGATGCTATACTAAGAACGCTGAGCACAAACTacgtgcctggcactgtgcttgGAGTGCTTTAGGAACTATcggtttatttatgtttatttattgactcGAAAAAAAGTCCAAAATATATTCAGTGAAAACTGATTATATTCACTATACAAGCATGGAGGCTATAATACCGTTTATGTCaagttatatataaaacactGTAATTATTTCTAGATGTAGTATTTCAGCTTTTACTCTCTTCTGTGTAACATATCTATCTCTTATTTATTAGAGTTTGGCCCCCCCCATGAAATTAACGCgtatcatttttgaaaaaacaataaagtgtAACGAGACCACGTTTAAGTATATGGGAGAAATTAAACCATTTCACTTCTTTGGTCCCCGTATCTGCCCACTCCCAACCTCTGAGGGGGGCATGAGCTCCAGAAGGTCGGCTTTCTCCAGCCCTAGCAGCGGAGGCATTTCCTTCTCCCGGCTGGGCCCTAACAGCCCCGTCAGTTCAGTCACGAGTAGCCGCTGTTCAAGGGTCTCGTGaaactgaaagagaataaaaaacaaaaagaggttaCTATAAAATTTCTCCCACTCCACCTCCTCCATCCTCATATACCAGTTcttcacacatttttaaagtccTCAAACACGTTATCCCCTTCAGCTGCCAGCGCTTTCTCCTGTCAGTCTTCCTTTTCAAAACCCTAACAACACACCCACCTCTTCCCCCATAACTAcggtccatttctttctttccttttttttgttaaggttttatttttaagtaatctctacacccaacatggggctcaaactcacaaccctgagatcaagagaggCATGCTCTACCccccaagccagccaggtgccccctgtccAGTTCTTTTTTGATAACCATTACTCAAAGCTCCTATTTCCCCTAGATCATACAATCAGGCGAAGCCATAGTTGGCCTAGTCATTCCTGCAGGTGGTAACCAATGCCTACTGTGTCTCTCCTGCTTCACCTTTTTGTCCTCAGAAGTTAAATTTGTGTCTTGTGTCTTCACATAGTAGTCCACAAGCAGCTCTTGAATGACTCTCTGTAAAATCTCAGACCTCAACCATGTTGTTTTATGCAGTCGAACTTCCTTCCATGcctagaaaaccaaaaaaatcccaGGTAGGAACTTCTCTGTCTTGGAAGATTTTCCCTTCCTCCTATCATCCCTCCCCCAAGAGCTCTTACCTGAGCCTGCTCCTTTGCCAGGGTGAGGCTTAAGCCACTCTCGTCTACGTGTTGTGCGAGACTCAGCAGCAGCTTGCTGAAGTGTGGGTTTTGTAACAGGTCCTTTTCACTCAGGTTACAAGGAGGAAGCTGTTTGCTGCACACTTCGTGGGATGTCcccatagagacaaaaaaaaagcaaggatggTATTATATATAATTGAGAATAACTCTTAGCTTAACACTTTCAAAAAGGTTTTTGGTAGGGGAGTTTTCTAAATctaatgaaatgtttatttatttttatttattttaaaaaatgtcaatgtttatttatttttgagagagagagagacagaatgcaaggggtggggcagagagagagggagacacagaatccaaagcaggctccagctgtcaatgcagagcccgcccgatacagggcttgaactcacaggccgtgtgatcatgacctgagccgaagctggccaCTTAacttaacccaggcgcccctaatgaaatgtttaaaaaaaaaacaaacaaaaaaaaccccacaaataaacTAGAGGCAACACTCAAAGTAACAAGTATTTATAACATATACAAAGATATTGATCAAAGATTAGGGAATGAGTCTCTAATAAAACTAagagatttggggtgcctgggtggctcagtcagttaagtgaccgattttggctcaggtcatgatctcacagtttgtgagtttgaatcctgcatagggctctgtgctgactatgcggagtctgcttgggattctctctctctctcctcctctttctctgccccttccctgagtgcattctctctctctctctctctctcaaaacaaataaacttaaaaaaataataatgagataaTAAAACTAAGAGCTTAGAAAATGGAAGTACAGTTGGAAAATATTACACAAATAGAGTCAGGAATAAGGGACCTCTTAGTAGGGATCACCACAGTACCCCAAATACCTCATTCACACTGAATAACTAGAATTCttgaggaaggggaaaaaaaaacatgtaaagttCCTTTGGATGTGATCTCTAGTCACATAAGCAAGACTGAGAAAAGGTATATTCTTAGGGATAAGTGAAAAACTTAATGGAATTCTTATTGTAAACAGAGTTGAGTAACCCACGTGGATTCAGAGCAGCACATGTATGAGAAAAAGTGCAGGAAACTGGGATCCTCTGGTTATTCCATAGGTTCAAGgggctttctttaaaaatttacatttattggggctcctgggtggttcagttggttaagcgaccaactgcggctccggtcatgatctcgcagtttgtgagttcgagccccgtgtcgggctctgtgctgacagctcagagcctagagcctgcttcagattctgtgtctccccctctctctacccctccccatgctctgtgtctctccatctctcaataataaataaacgttaaaaaaaattaaaaatttatgtttatttactttttgaaagagacagagcacaagtggcagaggggcagagagagagggagacacagaatccaaagcaggctccaggctctgagtggtcaacacagagctcgacgcggggctcgggctcacagaccacaagatcatgcctgagctgaagtcagacgctcaaccgactgaaccacccaggcaccccactggcCTTTCTATCTCTTTTCTCACACATTTTCTGCTGGGGTCTTCTGTTTTACTCCTACTTACCAAACaatcaaactttcattctttggaCCCTTAGAAAGTCCTTTTGAAGAATAAGAaatctcctttttctcccctcaggCACTGAAGGATCAACATGGAAATGGTCAAAATGTAGAAGATTCAAGTTCTTGAAGGATTCAAGATATAGAAAGGGTGTGATATGGAAAGAATTCAAGATACGAGACGATATGGAAGCATCTGAGATTTTAAAGTACAAGATATGAGAAAATTCAAGATGCAGGTAGGAAGGAAGCCTTCACAGAGTTTCTTGGCCAGCCTTACATTCAGGTTATGCCTGCTAACACAGCATCAGAGCAGCATGAGTTTTTAGTCCACTGCAGGAGCAGACACTTGATAGGAGCCAGTGTAATATGTTTTCCAATAAGAGAATATTTAAGAATCTTCATTTATTCTCTAGTTTCCCCCAGAAACTTAGGCTTTTATGTGAGAAACCATACTGGTGAACTTTATAAATCCTTTTTATTATAGAAAGCAAGAACCTGGATAAGATCTCTCTGGAGAAGTCATCAAACCTCCTTCAAATGGCAGCCCTTACCTTGTTGGAGTATTTCCATTCCTTCTCCAGGTGAGCAGAAATCCCCGGATGCCATCTGATTTTCTTGAAATTCTTATCTGTGGAACTgagtgaaagaaaacacaaagtgaaTAAACTGGGTTGCTGCTCCAGAGAAAACTACCATGGGTTCAAGTTTCTGTTGTCTACGAGCTGGGGAGGAACTTCAGGGATGCCTCTTACAGGGAGGGACTATACTGCACATCATGGGTCCCAAGCTCTTGCAAGTTTTATAGACAGACTTCTAAGTGGCAAAACAATTTGCATTCTAAGCACATAAATGTTTCCACTTGTTCCAAGCCTTCTAAAAAGGAGccttctttggaaagaaaattttCCAATTCACTGAACAGGACgatgctcccctcccctcaccattATGTCTAAGTTAAAACGGAGTTGCTACTTGCCAGTGATGAGtgagttgggggaagggagggtggggagtcaatgtctgctttttttccctaGTCAAATAACTCCACTTTCAAATTCCACAATAGTTCCTTGTACTTCTTTAACTTGTCCTTTCATCTAAGATCTGTTGGTAATTTTTGATCATTAACTTTAGAATCATCCTTCAGGAATGACAAATCATTCCATATTGAACAACCACCATTGGTTTTCACATAGCTGCGTTAGTAAAGAGCACCTGGAGGAAAGAGCATGACAAGAAGACTGACAGGGAGGTCGGCGCCAAAAGAGCAATGCAAAGGTGTAGTTAATACAGCTAAGGctgggctgtgggctgtgggGTGTTTTGCCAGAACATGGAGTACACTGAAAAGGATGACATCAACACAAAGGGGCAGTAAAGGTGGGCACAGTTTGGACTCAAGACAAAATTTTTCCCTTGACcttatcttccatttttttgCTCCACCCCGTCCTCTCTGTAAGGTATTAAACTCCAAAGGGCAGCTGAGCCTCCCAAAGAAGACATTGAAGGTTATTAGGATTTAACATTTGATGTTCACAGAACATTTGGTTTACTCCCTTGTTTTATGAGTAGCATCAAAGTAACTACTCATTTAttattaagtttacttatttattttgagagagagagagagagagtgatggaacaagagcagggaagggcagagagaggagagaaggaatcccaagcaggctccatgctgtcaccgcagagcccttGGTGGGGCAGtggctccatcccaccacccacgagatcatgacctgagccaagatcaagagttggatgcttaatgactgagccacccaggcgcccctactactcatttattttgtaacatgGTCTAGAGAGGAACACAGATGAGGAGTCCAGATGCTAGGACTTCATTTGCAGCTTAGCCGTCGCTGCTGTGTGAAGTTAAGGGAAACGCTTTTTGGTGCCAAACTTTCTTCGCCTGCAAAAGAGATAATAAATCCTGCCTTGGATGAGACATCAAGAACTAATAACACAACTCGTTAACAAAAGCCACTAGTTAAACTCAGTGTTTTAACAATTCTGTTGATCTAAGTTCTGCAGGCAAATTTCGCAGACGGAAATGAGGACCAATCCAAATTTCAAAAAAGTCAGCTGTTCTTCCCTCCCTAGGGGAACTGCCCACTGGGGTTTTCTTAGGGTGCTTTTCTTTacccttttaaaatgttacaggGCGTGAACGAAGGCGACAATCAGACTCGATTCTCCACCCTCTGCACTCAGACGTGTTAAAACGCTGCTACAGGGACCCAAGCATTTAAATGTTCTGACTCAGGCGTCTTTTAAATTCTTAGAGCTGTCTTTACACGCTGCACTGAACGTTAAATTGATTTTACAGGTATTTTCACAAGATGTGACCCTTACAGGGCCCGAGATGAATCAAAATGCGGAGAGGGCTCTCCGGCGCCTACTTCCCTTCCGTCTGGGCAGCCAAGGATTCCCAAGGGCGAGGGCGGCCGAGCCGGAGGCCGGGGGCTGGCCGGACTGACCCTCCCAGCACTCCTCCTCCCCGCCGCGCCGCCCTCGGACCCTCAGAGGCAAACCTGCACACCATGGGGCAGCTGAAGCTCCCGAGGCAGTGCGGAGCAGCCTGGGGCGGGATGGCCCGCAGCGTCCACGCCGGAATCCCGCCCGCACCCGGGCTCCGGAACCTCTCACTCGGGCCTGCACTGGGGTTGGGGGAAGCTAGGCCCGGGTGGACTGAGCAGGAACTtcgggggagagggggaaaaggcCGATAGTGCACAGCGGCCccgtgggagggaggaggggcggtGCCCCGCCTGAAGCGGGAACTGCAGGCCCCGCCCCTCGTCGAGCGCGCGCCCTCAGTCCTCAACCATCTGCGAGCCCGGCTTTTCGGCTTTTGGAGTGCGGGATGGGAAGGCCTCTTTGCCCCTTTTTCTGAGGGCGTCCCCTTTGTTGAGGGCAAATGTAGAGAAAATGGTAATGATTGCTAACATTTATCGAGGGCCTACAATGAGTCAAGAACTATGTCAATAGGCTTTACTTGCCTTGCGGGTTCCTCATTTAGTTCTTACGTCAGTTCTTAGGGCATCCTACGAGAGAGGCACtatcatacccattttacagaggggaaaacTAAGGCGccgagaagttaagtgacttgttcatgGTCGCAGCTCACAGAGTCTAAATCGGACCCAATGGCCCTCTGAACCTTACACCTGCCGCCCACACTAAGCCTGCCAGTCTCTTCACTCTGGCGCTGCCCCCTGGGTCAGCTTCCAATCTAATTTCCTCCCCCAGTCTCCTCTAA comes from Panthera tigris isolate Pti1 chromosome B3, P.tigris_Pti1_mat1.1, whole genome shotgun sequence and encodes:
- the HAUS4 gene encoding HAUS augmin-like complex subunit 4 isoform X1, with protein sequence MASGDFCSPGEGMEILQQVCSKQLPPCNLSEKDLLQNPHFSKLLLSLAQHVDESGLSLTLAKEQAQAWKEVRLHKTTWLRSEILQRVIQELLVDYYVKTQDTNLTSEDKKFHETLEQRLLVTELTGLLGPSREKEMPPLLGLEKADLLELMPPSEDFVWMRARLPLEVEEQLKKKCFTLLCYHDPNSDSDSETLKAAKVWKLAEILVGEKQQCQDAKSQQQEQMVLLEKKSATYSQVLLRCLALLQRLLQEHRLKTQSELDRINAQYLEIKCSAMILKLRMEELKILSDTYTTEKVEVHRLIRDRLEGAICLQEQDMEKSRQVLSTYEVLGEEFDRLVKEYTQLKQATENKRWALQEFNKACR
- the HAUS4 gene encoding HAUS augmin-like complex subunit 4 isoform X2, whose product is MASGDFCSPGEGMEILQQVCSKQLPPCNLSEKDLLQNPHFSKLLLSLAQHVDESGLSLTLAKEQAQAWKEVRLHKTTWLRSEILQRVIQELLVDYYVKTQDTNLTSEDKKFHETLEQRLLVTELTGLLGPSREKEMPPLLGLEKADLLELMPPSEDFVWMRARLPLEVEEQLKKKCFTLLCYHDPNSDSDSETLKAAKVWKLAEILVGEKQQCQDAKSQQQEQMVLLEKKSATYSQVLLRCLALLQRLLQEHRLKTQSELDRINAQYLEIKCSAMILKLRMEELKILSDTYTTEKVEVHRLISI